Part of the Stackebrandtia endophytica genome is shown below.
AACCCGCCAGTCAAAAGATTGTCGGTTCGGCAACGGCCCGATACCACGCGCGCCGATGGAGATCAACAGATCTTCGGCCACTACATCGAAACGGCAATGAACGACCGCACTCGGATCGTCGGCGGCCGTCAGAATCAATGAGGCCGCCTCATCGACGGCAACCCGGAGATCCTCGATGGCATCGAGACCGTAATTGAGCCGAGTCGCCAACCCCGCGGTGGCGGTGCGCAGCACCGACAGAAAGTTCGGGGTGGCCGGGATATCCAGGATGAGAACA
Proteins encoded:
- a CDS encoding anti-sigma regulatory factor, giving the protein MSHAVEGDVLILDIPATPNFLSVLRTATAGLATRLNYGLDAIEDLRVAVDEAASLILTAADDPSAVVHCRFDVVAEDLLISIGARGIGPLPNRQSFDWRVLDALAGAVSTDTKDGITTVRLTQPLPRQA